A region of bacterium DNA encodes the following proteins:
- a CDS encoding NUDIX hydrolase encodes MELTSYCPQCGHQISTYKNPFPTADVVVVREGKVLLILRKNPPEGWALPGGFIDYGESAEDAAARELSEETGLSAESLCLVGVYSKPGRDPRFHTLTVVFRAEVAGVISAGDDAQEARWFDLSSLPEQIAFDHREIIADALAT; translated from the coding sequence ATGGAACTCACCAGTTACTGTCCCCAGTGCGGACACCAAATCTCGACCTACAAGAATCCCTTCCCCACCGCCGACGTTGTCGTCGTTAGGGAGGGGAAAGTACTGCTCATATTGCGAAAGAACCCGCCGGAAGGCTGGGCACTCCCGGGCGGGTTTATTGATTATGGCGAGTCCGCGGAAGATGCCGCTGCCCGCGAGTTATCAGAGGAAACTGGTTTAAGCGCCGAGTCGTTGTGTCTGGTCGGCGTTTACTCAAAACCTGGCCGTGATCCGCGCTTTCACACACTAACAGTCGTTTTCCGTGCAGAGGTAGCGGGTGTGATATCAGCCGGCGACGACGCCCAAGAGGCAAGGTGGTTCGACCTCTCGAGTTTGCCTGAGCAGATCGCCTTCGATCATCGCGAGATCATTGCAGACGCACTGGCGACCTGA
- a CDS encoding PDZ domain-containing protein, whose product MYYRVTSLILLGVLLLGSLAWAGDKTEAEAKALSAKERALVLAKSAKSEVDGAFLGIIPEEVTSDIASDYGVQTGQGVLVESVVGGSPAEKAGLRSNDILMSINGQKLTGPAELRVQLNKFKPGDEVSLVYKRGGNERSAAVKLEGKEREFGDMRWFSMGNDDAPMPPVFRWEGMKPSSAAFAGVVTQELSDGLKKYFKVEGGALISEVVENSPAEKAGLKAGDVITKVGQEAVSDEGDVRDAIRESSPDATIDFHIIRDGKPMVIPVTLTNRKDFYGDIPGVDGENFYFGFGETEAKELAAEMEKLQQELNGIGVELEKVPQINMDLRIHPDGARFFISDGEARAISRDESWWNWNFQDLRSKVKLGMEELKKEMEVLKSELKRLQSELRERMSSIWSPVIEVISQA is encoded by the coding sequence ATGTATTATCGAGTAACAAGTCTGATTCTGCTTGGCGTGTTGCTTTTGGGTTCCCTTGCCTGGGCTGGCGACAAGACAGAGGCGGAGGCCAAAGCCCTGTCAGCCAAGGAACGTGCCCTCGTTTTGGCAAAGAGCGCCAAGTCAGAGGTGGATGGTGCCTTTCTGGGCATTATCCCGGAGGAAGTAACTTCTGATATTGCTTCAGATTATGGAGTCCAAACCGGGCAGGGAGTCTTGGTCGAAAGTGTCGTGGGGGGGTCACCCGCGGAAAAGGCGGGACTTCGGTCTAACGATATCCTGATGTCCATCAATGGACAGAAGTTAACTGGTCCGGCGGAATTGCGTGTGCAACTAAATAAGTTTAAGCCCGGTGATGAAGTCTCGCTTGTCTATAAGCGGGGCGGCAATGAGCGTTCAGCAGCAGTCAAACTTGAAGGCAAAGAGCGAGAATTCGGCGACATGAGGTGGTTCTCAATGGGGAACGACGACGCCCCTATGCCGCCCGTGTTTCGCTGGGAAGGAATGAAACCGTCGTCTGCGGCATTCGCTGGTGTTGTCACTCAAGAACTGTCAGACGGACTCAAGAAGTATTTCAAGGTAGAAGGCGGGGCGCTGATTTCGGAAGTTGTGGAAAACTCTCCGGCGGAAAAGGCTGGCCTGAAAGCGGGCGATGTGATTACCAAGGTCGGTCAAGAGGCCGTGTCGGATGAAGGCGATGTTCGCGATGCAATCCGTGAGTCAAGTCCGGACGCGACGATCGACTTCCACATTATCCGCGATGGAAAGCCTATGGTCATTCCGGTGACCCTGACAAATCGCAAGGATTTCTACGGCGACATTCCCGGTGTCGACGGGGAGAATTTCTATTTCGGTTTTGGCGAGACTGAGGCAAAAGAACTTGCCGCAGAAATGGAAAAGCTGCAGCAGGAACTTAACGGAATTGGAGTGGAACTGGAGAAGGTCCCGCAAATCAACATGGACCTGCGTATCCACCCTGACGGTGCCAGATTCTTCATTTCGGATGGCGAGGCTCGCGCGATTAGCCGCGACGAAAGTTGGTGGAATTGGAATTTCCAGGACCTGCGAAGCAAAGTCAAATTGGGGATGGAAGAGCTGAAAAAGGAGATGGAAGTTCTGAAGTCTGAACTCAAGCGGCTGCAAAGCGAACTGCGCGAACGCATGTCCAGCATTTGGTCGCCGGTTATTGAAGTAATCTCACAAGCATAA
- a CDS encoding DUF342 domain-containing protein has protein sequence MDPRQVTQLEIGDPETRVRLVAQGKNLWKVRMLFPRARAHEIPEQLRQIKADLARSFGVAEHRLQYYEMISKRRMRHGILVEIQIRRQEAPAGAMRIRFLPKTAQDGTVFSDMRVVVDLFPVDEYDCPLTIETVDAKLRSEGVDVNLVRWRLVRELVDDCVERQSPMFEQVIAEGELPDIGMSSRTFYHWFPQSDPAHTTAWLGLRKVEQGEGFLEHQPATTGLHSGRNIFGKELSPRRGTNTRLVRGPGVSSEQTERKMVATKAGVLFFRRSYADKRQKDSPCAVPHVLTAEVIRIRELKAVEAPMQKWDEPVWILGTLPKGSVLTVAADCVLQGDISSGCQIQVSGDLRVTGHVADATIGTGGHFCVHGDLRGAICEVGLTAQFIGRAVDCTVYAREILADKIEGGIAEAYHQFSNKHEVVAFNREKFLAEHRRAGEEALTTLQRQMTRLYEIFGPEIVQQVTDDTIQMNLLRWLKRQKALGIGTYSHAHVQEFRTLLEVLPGLRRELASIAAGLREPARPADKQG, from the coding sequence ATGGACCCCCGTCAGGTAACTCAGCTGGAAATCGGCGACCCGGAAACCCGAGTCCGCCTCGTTGCGCAGGGCAAGAATCTGTGGAAAGTTCGCATGCTTTTCCCGCGCGCTCGAGCGCACGAAATCCCTGAACAGCTCCGGCAAATCAAGGCGGACTTGGCAAGATCCTTCGGTGTTGCGGAGCATCGACTTCAGTATTACGAGATGATCTCGAAACGGAGAATGCGGCACGGGATCCTCGTGGAAATCCAGATTCGCAGGCAAGAAGCCCCTGCCGGTGCGATGCGCATTCGATTCTTACCGAAGACTGCGCAGGACGGCACGGTTTTCTCAGATATGCGTGTGGTTGTGGACTTGTTTCCGGTGGACGAATATGATTGTCCGTTGACGATTGAAACTGTTGACGCGAAGTTGCGCAGCGAAGGCGTGGATGTCAATCTGGTTCGCTGGCGACTGGTCAGAGAGTTGGTGGATGACTGTGTCGAGAGACAATCCCCTATGTTTGAACAGGTCATTGCCGAAGGAGAGTTGCCGGACATCGGCATGTCATCACGAACTTTCTACCACTGGTTCCCGCAGAGCGATCCAGCACACACAACGGCGTGGCTGGGACTGCGCAAGGTTGAACAGGGAGAAGGGTTCCTCGAACATCAGCCGGCTACCACCGGCTTGCACTCCGGCCGCAATATCTTCGGAAAGGAGCTGTCGCCCCGTCGGGGTACAAATACGCGACTTGTGAGGGGACCTGGTGTTAGTTCAGAGCAGACTGAGCGGAAAATGGTAGCCACGAAAGCCGGTGTCCTGTTCTTTCGCAGATCCTACGCTGATAAGAGACAAAAAGATTCTCCTTGTGCCGTGCCACACGTTTTGACTGCGGAAGTAATAAGGATTCGGGAATTGAAGGCTGTGGAAGCGCCGATGCAGAAGTGGGACGAGCCCGTCTGGATCTTGGGGACGTTGCCGAAAGGATCAGTCTTAACTGTAGCGGCTGATTGCGTCCTGCAAGGCGACATCTCAAGCGGGTGCCAGATTCAAGTCAGCGGAGACTTACGTGTCACAGGACATGTCGCCGATGCGACAATTGGAACAGGCGGGCACTTTTGTGTGCATGGCGACTTGCGAGGGGCGATCTGCGAAGTCGGATTGACCGCGCAGTTTATCGGCAGAGCGGTTGATTGCACTGTGTACGCGCGGGAGATTCTGGCGGACAAGATTGAAGGCGGAATTGCTGAAGCTTACCACCAGTTCTCGAACAAGCACGAAGTCGTGGCGTTTAATCGGGAGAAGTTTCTTGCCGAACATCGTCGAGCCGGCGAGGAGGCACTAACCACTCTCCAAAGGCAAATGACCCGACTGTATGAGATATTTGGGCCGGAAATCGTTCAGCAGGTCACAGACGATACTATTCAGATGAACCTGCTAAGATGGCTCAAACGACAAAAGGCACTCGGTATCGGAACCTACTCTCATGCTCATGTGCAGGAATTCCGAACACTGCTGGAGGTTTTACCCGGACTTCGACGGGAATTAGCTTCAATCGCAGCAGGATTGCGGGAACCTGCACGTCCCGCTGACAAGCAAGGCTAA